The following proteins are co-located in the Triticum aestivum cultivar Chinese Spring chromosome 1A, IWGSC CS RefSeq v2.1, whole genome shotgun sequence genome:
- the LOC123059893 gene encoding uncharacterized protein isoform X2: protein MSTISDQKKRTLEAIQQRYAAAKAKKLQDEQPKCPKNKESTPKPKFDARRKGKTPESTPRTSGQLPTFRAQGNSSHQQKPSASSGGEINPIYSEISFALHENLSQDDYANPDSTDVVQSVIYDIIQKGGEAGKISKGSKKLKLDRGILLDNYVQKGPILVDAQSRSLLIHSKRSKRHMSLKQHKKCGSFDLHDTFRRFDLYKPMHEMWKDYMRELTKSTPKKQLSENLLSADLHGALIIVAQCKAASYQGVSGIMIRDTAETFGIISEDNRFRVVPKAGSVFVLQADCWKVTLIGDKLSPKEKLKESQRLQRAQSLIR, encoded by the exons ATGTCAACTATTTCTGATCAGAAGAAACGAACCTTAGAAGCTATTCAACAACGGTATGCAGCAGCTAAAGCTAAGAAGCTGCAAGATGAACAGCCCAAGTGCCCGAAGAACAAAGAGAGTACCCCCAAGCCCAAGTTTGATGCACGGAGGAAAGGAAAAACTCCTGAATCCACTCCTCGAACTTCTGGCCAGCTGCCTACATTTAGAG CTCAAGGAAACTCCAGTCATCAACAAAAGCCTTCTGCCTCCTCAG GTGGAGAAATCAACCCTATATACTCTGAGATTTCATTTGCTCTTCATGAAAATTTGTCCCAAGATGACTATGCG AATCCCGACAGCACAGACGTAGTTCAAAGTGTCATATATGATATAATTCAGAAAGGTGGAGAAGCCGGGAAAATTTCCAAGGGATCGAAAAAGTTAAAGTTGGATAGAGGGATTCTTTTGGATAACTATGTTCAAAAGGGTCCTATATTAGTGGATGCACAATCACGATctttgttgatccactcgaagcGATCAAAAAGGCACATGTCACTGAAGCAACATAAGAAATGTGGGTCATTTGATTTACATGATACATTCCGCAG GTTTGACCTCTATAAGCCAATGCATGAAATGTGGAAAGACTATATGCGAGAGCTTACAAAAAGTACTCC GAAAAAGCAATTGTCGGAAAACCTCCTTTCAGCAGATCTTCATGGGGCGCTTATAATAG TGGCACAATGCAAAGCAGCCTCATATCAAGGTGTAAGTGGCATCATGATTCGTGACACTGCAGAGACTTTTGGAATTATATCAGAGGACAACCGCTTCCGAG TTGTGCCGAAAGCTGGGTCAGTTTTCGTCCTCCAAGCTGATTGCTGGAAGGTTACACTAATCGGCGACAAACTGTCGCCAAAGGAGAAGTTGAAGGAAAGCCAGCGTCTGCAGCGTGCGCAATCACTGATCAGATAG
- the LOC123059893 gene encoding uncharacterized protein isoform X1 yields the protein MSTISDQKKRTLEAIQQRYAAAKAKKLQDEQPKCPKNKESTPKPKFDARRKGKTPESTPRTSGQLPTFRAQGNSSHQQKPSASSGKPICVCACDFVLKLTDSFFDLLGGEINPIYSEISFALHENLSQDDYANPDSTDVVQSVIYDIIQKGGEAGKISKGSKKLKLDRGILLDNYVQKGPILVDAQSRSLLIHSKRSKRHMSLKQHKKCGSFDLHDTFRRFDLYKPMHEMWKDYMRELTKSTPKKQLSENLLSADLHGALIIVAQCKAASYQGVSGIMIRDTAETFGIISEDNRFRVVPKAGSVFVLQADCWKVTLIGDKLSPKEKLKESQRLQRAQSLIR from the exons ATGTCAACTATTTCTGATCAGAAGAAACGAACCTTAGAAGCTATTCAACAACGGTATGCAGCAGCTAAAGCTAAGAAGCTGCAAGATGAACAGCCCAAGTGCCCGAAGAACAAAGAGAGTACCCCCAAGCCCAAGTTTGATGCACGGAGGAAAGGAAAAACTCCTGAATCCACTCCTCGAACTTCTGGCCAGCTGCCTACATTTAGAG CTCAAGGAAACTCCAGTCATCAACAAAAGCCTTCTGCCTCCTCAGGTAAACCTatatgtgtgtgtgcatgtgactTTGTCCTGAAATTAACTGATAGCTTTTTTGACCTTTTAGGTGGAGAAATCAACCCTATATACTCTGAGATTTCATTTGCTCTTCATGAAAATTTGTCCCAAGATGACTATGCG AATCCCGACAGCACAGACGTAGTTCAAAGTGTCATATATGATATAATTCAGAAAGGTGGAGAAGCCGGGAAAATTTCCAAGGGATCGAAAAAGTTAAAGTTGGATAGAGGGATTCTTTTGGATAACTATGTTCAAAAGGGTCCTATATTAGTGGATGCACAATCACGATctttgttgatccactcgaagcGATCAAAAAGGCACATGTCACTGAAGCAACATAAGAAATGTGGGTCATTTGATTTACATGATACATTCCGCAG GTTTGACCTCTATAAGCCAATGCATGAAATGTGGAAAGACTATATGCGAGAGCTTACAAAAAGTACTCC GAAAAAGCAATTGTCGGAAAACCTCCTTTCAGCAGATCTTCATGGGGCGCTTATAATAG TGGCACAATGCAAAGCAGCCTCATATCAAGGTGTAAGTGGCATCATGATTCGTGACACTGCAGAGACTTTTGGAATTATATCAGAGGACAACCGCTTCCGAG TTGTGCCGAAAGCTGGGTCAGTTTTCGTCCTCCAAGCTGATTGCTGGAAGGTTACACTAATCGGCGACAAACTGTCGCCAAAGGAGAAGTTGAAGGAAAGCCAGCGTCTGCAGCGTGCGCAATCACTGATCAGATAG
- the LOC123059893 gene encoding uncharacterized protein isoform X3 yields MSTISDQKKRTLEAIQQRYAAAKAKKLQDEQPKCPKNKESTPKPKFDARRKGKTPESTPRTSGQLPTFRAQGNSSHQQKPSASSGKPICVCACDFVLKLTDSFFDLLGGEINPIYSEISFALHENLSQDDYANPDSTDVVQSVIYDIIQKGGEAGKISKGSKKLKLDRGILLDNYVQKGPILVDAQSRSLLIHSKRSKRHMSLKQHKKCGSFDLHDTFRRFDLYKPMHEMWKDYMRELTKSTPFDAVSKTEPSQKRYLYGNLLSVGTRLLEKAIVGKPPFSRSSWGAYNSGTMQSSLISRCKWHHDS; encoded by the exons ATGTCAACTATTTCTGATCAGAAGAAACGAACCTTAGAAGCTATTCAACAACGGTATGCAGCAGCTAAAGCTAAGAAGCTGCAAGATGAACAGCCCAAGTGCCCGAAGAACAAAGAGAGTACCCCCAAGCCCAAGTTTGATGCACGGAGGAAAGGAAAAACTCCTGAATCCACTCCTCGAACTTCTGGCCAGCTGCCTACATTTAGAG CTCAAGGAAACTCCAGTCATCAACAAAAGCCTTCTGCCTCCTCAGGTAAACCTatatgtgtgtgtgcatgtgactTTGTCCTGAAATTAACTGATAGCTTTTTTGACCTTTTAGGTGGAGAAATCAACCCTATATACTCTGAGATTTCATTTGCTCTTCATGAAAATTTGTCCCAAGATGACTATGCG AATCCCGACAGCACAGACGTAGTTCAAAGTGTCATATATGATATAATTCAGAAAGGTGGAGAAGCCGGGAAAATTTCCAAGGGATCGAAAAAGTTAAAGTTGGATAGAGGGATTCTTTTGGATAACTATGTTCAAAAGGGTCCTATATTAGTGGATGCACAATCACGATctttgttgatccactcgaagcGATCAAAAAGGCACATGTCACTGAAGCAACATAAGAAATGTGGGTCATTTGATTTACATGATACATTCCGCAG GTTTGACCTCTATAAGCCAATGCATGAAATGTGGAAAGACTATATGCGAGAGCTTACAAAAAGTACTCC GTTTGATGCTGTTAGTAAGACCGAGCCCAGCCAAAAAAGATATTTGTATGGAAACTTATTGAGTGTAGGGACCAGATTGTTG GAAAAAGCAATTGTCGGAAAACCTCCTTTCAGCAGATCTTCATGGGGCGCTTATAATAG TGGCACAATGCAAAGCAGCCTCATATCAAGGTGTAAGTGGCATCATGATTCGTGA
- the LOC123059893 gene encoding uncharacterized protein isoform X4, translating into MSTISDQKKRTLEAIQQRYAAAKAKKLQDEQPKCPKNKESTPKPKFDARRKGKTPESTPRTSGQLPTFRAQGNSSHQQKPSASSGKPICVCACDFVLKLTDSFFDLLGGEINPIYSEISFALHENLSQDDYANPDSTDVVQSVIYDIIQKGGEAGKISKGSKKLKLDRGILLDNYVQKGPILVDAQSRSLLIHSKRSKRHMSLKQHKKCGSFDLHDTFRRFDLYKPMHEMWKDYMRELTKRKSNCRKTSFQQIFMGRL; encoded by the exons ATGTCAACTATTTCTGATCAGAAGAAACGAACCTTAGAAGCTATTCAACAACGGTATGCAGCAGCTAAAGCTAAGAAGCTGCAAGATGAACAGCCCAAGTGCCCGAAGAACAAAGAGAGTACCCCCAAGCCCAAGTTTGATGCACGGAGGAAAGGAAAAACTCCTGAATCCACTCCTCGAACTTCTGGCCAGCTGCCTACATTTAGAG CTCAAGGAAACTCCAGTCATCAACAAAAGCCTTCTGCCTCCTCAGGTAAACCTatatgtgtgtgtgcatgtgactTTGTCCTGAAATTAACTGATAGCTTTTTTGACCTTTTAGGTGGAGAAATCAACCCTATATACTCTGAGATTTCATTTGCTCTTCATGAAAATTTGTCCCAAGATGACTATGCG AATCCCGACAGCACAGACGTAGTTCAAAGTGTCATATATGATATAATTCAGAAAGGTGGAGAAGCCGGGAAAATTTCCAAGGGATCGAAAAAGTTAAAGTTGGATAGAGGGATTCTTTTGGATAACTATGTTCAAAAGGGTCCTATATTAGTGGATGCACAATCACGATctttgttgatccactcgaagcGATCAAAAAGGCACATGTCACTGAAGCAACATAAGAAATGTGGGTCATTTGATTTACATGATACATTCCGCAG GTTTGACCTCTATAAGCCAATGCATGAAATGTGGAAAGACTATATGCGAGAGCTTACAAAAA GAAAAAGCAATTGTCGGAAAACCTCCTTTCAGCAGATCTTCATGGGGCGCTTATAA
- the LOC123059880 gene encoding uncharacterized protein: MQILSRSITRSVSRVASALPRCWFPALARGDAPRNQHLDRLFLEKSTLNWLRQFSIHGVNETKTNNAAEDSVQTLNTSLTEDTCYMPIISGSSHRDGAIYKRAAYWEHNYFFDIADRTETRLEPARAYDIPRNMMQIFSMKLAKAPINSGSIQLYGYIAARDEVDLRLNYVFNRSRDDPIIVQQGSLIEMNGPKRAILLIFDVLLEFDMRIKNGENEEDDLQLIDGISEFDGLRMSWRPHEVRIGGNCGAVDTSFALVHSSVEATVQVIISKVQTGFDLSLSSTIALLEMNKEFQLFSGNISESCGLGSFVIAVTWDTLMNLKFKVDHEGCNNNIERNCSFKAKLNGHTSHQLNLETASILVKVTWAVLPASLSN, encoded by the coding sequence ATGCAAATCCTCTCGCGCTCGATTACTCGAAGCGTCAGCAGGGTTGCCTCTGCTCTGCCTCGCTGCTGGTTTCCAGCACTTGCGCGAGGAGATGCTCCACGAAATCAACATCTTGATCGTCTTTTCCTTGAGAAGAGTACACTGAATTGGCTGCGCCAGTTCTCCATACATGGCGTGAATGAGACGAAGACTAATAATGCAGCAGAGGACAGTGTCCAGACGTTAAACACTAGTTTAACTGAAGATACATGTTACATGCCGATAATTTCAGGGAGCAGCCACCGTGATGGTGCTATATACAAGAGAGCGGCTTATTGGGAACATAATTACTTTTTTGATATCGCTGACCGTACAGAGACTCGGTTGGAGCCAGCGCGTGCATACGATATACCGCGTAACATGATGCAGATCTTTTCAATGAAGTTAGCTAAAGCTCCTATCAACAGTGGCTCAATACAGTTATATGGATATATAGCAGCACGTGATGAAGTTGATCTAAGACTCAATTATGTTTTCAATCGCAGCAGGGATGATCCCATCATCGTGCAGCAGGGTTCTCTAATTGAAATGAACGGCCCTAAGAGAGCCATCCTGTTGATATTTGATGTGCTACTTGAGTTTGACATGAGGATCAAGAATGGGGAGAATGAAGAGGATGATTTACAGCTGATTGATGGAATCTCAGAATTTGACGGTTTACGCATGTCGTGGAGACCGCACGAGGTTCGCATTGGTGGAAATTGTGGTGCAGTTGATACGTCTTTTGCACTTGTTCATAGTTCAGTTGAGGCCACAGTACAAGTTATCATATCAAAAGTGCAGACTGGCTTTGATTTATCTCTCAGTTCTACGATTGCTCTTCTGGAGATGAATAAAGAATTCCAGCTCTTCAGTGGAAATATTAGTGAGTCCTGTGGCTTAGGAAGCTTTGTGATTGCTGTCACATGGGATACGCTGATGAATTTGAAGTTCAAGGTTGATCACGAAGGCTGTAACAATAATATTGAACGCAATTGTTCCTTCAAAGCTAAGTTAAATGGACACACCAGCCATCAGCTAAATCTCGAGACTGCCTCAATTTTAGTTAAGGTGACTTGGGCTGTGTTGCCTGCATCGTTGAGCAATTAA